TTGCGGCCTGTTGCATATTATGTGTGACAATGACGACAGTATATTCTTTCTTGAGTGCTGTTATCAAGTCTTCTACCTTTGATGTAGCAATGGGGTCAAGGGCAGAGCATGGTTCATCAAATAAGATTACCTCAGGTGCTGTTGCTATTGCCCTTGCAATACAAAGCCTCTGCTGTTGTCCGCCTGAAAGGGCCAGGGCACTTGAATGAAGCCTGTCTTTTACCTCATCCCACAGGGCAGCCTTCCTGAGACTCTCTTCTACAACCTTATCAAGGATGCTGTTCTTCTTGATCCCCTGTATCCTGAGACCAAAGGCGACGTTTTCATAAATGCTCTTGGGAAACGGATTGGGTTTCTGGAACACCATTCCAATACGCCTCCTGACATCAGTAATATCGAGATTCTTTGAATAGATATTTGTT
This sequence is a window from Nitrospirota bacterium. Protein-coding genes within it:
- the pstB gene encoding phosphate ABC transporter ATP-binding protein, coding for MAFKIREVNAYYGEKHALKNVNFEIASRSVTAVIGPSGCGKSTFIRCLNRMNDTVPNFRVEGEILYDGTNIYSKNLDITDVRRRIGMVFQKPNPFPKSIYENVAFGLRIQGIKKNSILDKVVEESLRKAALWDEVKDRLHSSALALSGGQQQRLCIARAIATAPEVILFDEPCSALDPIATSKVEDLITALKKEYTVVIVTHNMQQAARVSEYTGFFMMGELVEYSETKQIFTAPSNKLTEDYITGRFG